The proteins below are encoded in one region of Fusobacterium sp.:
- a CDS encoding GntR family transcriptional regulator gives MTATLISNTKIPLYKQLKEELKNSIKNGTLGHGEKIPTETELSEIYKVSRITIRKAIEELVREGLLLKKQGKGTFVQQNKIQRKIDNLLSFTESCEINGMIPSSIVTKKEILIPTEEQIKEMGLKKSEKILFIQRIRFADGFPIMCENNYFPYPKFDFLISEPLTTSLYSLLKDKYGIKVDSSNNSYIDIVCAGSDIAPLMQLSNGEPLFFLYTQMYDDKKKLIHIGKQFINSEHYRFHLNNTRYSK, from the coding sequence ATGACAGCAACATTAATTTCAAATACAAAAATACCTTTATATAAACAGCTCAAAGAAGAATTAAAAAACTCTATAAAAAATGGAACTCTTGGACATGGGGAAAAAATACCCACAGAAACTGAATTGAGCGAAATCTATAAAGTCAGTAGAATCACAATAAGAAAGGCTATTGAAGAATTAGTTAGGGAAGGTCTTTTATTGAAAAAACAAGGTAAGGGTACTTTTGTACAGCAAAATAAAATACAGAGAAAAATTGATAATCTACTAAGTTTTACTGAGTCTTGTGAAATAAATGGAATGATCCCTTCAAGTATTGTTACCAAAAAGGAAATTCTTATACCTACAGAAGAACAAATAAAAGAAATGGGATTGAAAAAAAGTGAAAAGATCTTATTTATACAACGTATACGATTTGCAGATGGTTTTCCTATAATGTGTGAAAATAACTATTTTCCATATCCAAAGTTTGATTTTCTGATTTCTGAACCTTTAACTACTTCACTTTATTCTCTTTTAAAAGATAAATATGGTATAAAGGTTGATTCTTCAAATAATTCATATATAGACATAGTTTGTGCTGGAAGTGATATTGCTCCTTTAATGCAGCTGTCAAATGGAGAGCCTCTTTTCTTTCTTTATACCCAGATGTATGATGACAAAAAGAAACTTATTCACATTGGAAAACAGTTTATAAATTCAGAACATTATCGTTTTCACTTAAATAATACTCGATATAGTAAATAA
- a CDS encoding SIS domain-containing protein gives MNSKEIIKKILDEKKCIKNIYFIACGGSLVDLYPGFYFIQAESSSIYSAWYTAKEFAVTPPKTLGKNSLVIAVSHGGNTKETIEAARIGKNAGASVITLTHNKDSICGGNEFISWVYDWSFDVDEKDKPQGIVLSLLNELLYRQEEDYKLYEIISDGLENIDSIVKNAVKKVKNSSWLFAEKYWNEPFLYIMASGASYSQGYGFAICSLQEMQWMDCCYLHSGEYFHGPFEVTDEDHLYILLMSKGKSRVMDERALKFLEKYGKKYEVIDAEQLGIGKIDDTCVEYFNPILFYAMSVVYRTALQNKRSHPLDMRRYMGVVEY, from the coding sequence ATGAATTCAAAGGAAATCATAAAAAAAATATTAGATGAAAAAAAGTGTATTAAAAATATATATTTTATAGCATGTGGAGGTTCTCTAGTTGATCTTTATCCAGGATTTTATTTTATACAGGCTGAATCCTCTTCAATATATTCAGCATGGTATACTGCTAAAGAATTTGCTGTAACTCCACCAAAAACTTTAGGAAAAAATAGCTTGGTGATAGCAGTATCACATGGGGGAAATACAAAGGAAACTATTGAAGCAGCAAGAATTGGTAAAAATGCTGGAGCATCAGTTATTACTTTAACTCACAATAAAGATTCTATTTGTGGTGGAAATGAATTTATATCATGGGTATATGACTGGTCTTTTGATGTAGATGAGAAAGATAAACCCCAAGGAATAGTTCTTTCACTGTTAAATGAGCTTTTATATAGGCAGGAGGAAGATTATAAGCTGTATGAAATTATTTCTGATGGATTAGAAAATATAGATTCAATAGTTAAAAATGCAGTTAAGAAAGTTAAAAATTCTTCTTGGCTTTTTGCAGAAAAATATTGGAATGAACCATTTCTTTATATTATGGCTTCAGGAGCTTCATATTCTCAAGGGTATGGTTTTGCTATATGCTCATTGCAAGAGATGCAGTGGATGGATTGCTGCTATCTTCATTCAGGAGAATATTTTCATGGACCATTTGAAGTAACAGATGAAGATCATCTTTATATTCTTTTAATGAGTAAAGGGAAAAGCAGAGTAATGGATGAGAGAGCACTTAAGTTTTTAGAAAAATATGGGAAGAAGTATGAGGTTATAGATGCAGAACAATTAGGAATTGGAAAAATAGATGATACATGTGTTGAATATTTTAATCCAATATTATTTTATGCTATGTCAGTAGTATATCGTACAGCTCTCCAAAATAAACGTAGTCACCCTCTAGATATGAGACGTTATATGGGAGTTGTAGAATATTAA
- a CDS encoding leucine-rich repeat domain-containing protein, with protein MGRIVLSGVEFKFEKVNDELGETGVLKQNIFLNNNGLTEVEMDTITIIENGAFKNCSNLTKALFPKIMILGEEAFYYCSSLTNITLNNSLTEIKNKSFQRCGSLGSINLPSNLEKIGDFAFEYDTKLIIGNTLNNLKEIGIAAFQNCTSLNINFGVEKITKIGEYAFYGCVNLQLSIFPPNLKTLEQGQFYGCVLCTFNFLPNKFTELPRQIFYGTGVTFKNLPFIKRLGDNCLGNCKNLTTLTLGSKGNPVEYITPYNLTGVVTFGSLYNCTNLTKLTIYTTGGQALAGAPWGATNAAITYLPA; from the coding sequence ATGGGAAGAATTGTTTTAAGTGGAGTAGAGTTTAAATTCGAGAAAGTAAATGATGAATTAGGAGAAACAGGAGTATTAAAACAAAATATTTTTCTTAATAATAATGGACTTACAGAAGTTGAAATGGATACTATAACAATTATAGAAAATGGAGCTTTTAAAAATTGTTCCAATTTAACAAAAGCTTTATTTCCCAAAATTATGATACTAGGAGAAGAAGCATTTTATTATTGTAGCAGTTTAACAAATATAACCTTAAATAATTCTTTGACAGAAATAAAAAATAAGTCATTTCAAAGATGTGGCAGTTTAGGAAGTATTAATTTACCAAGCAATTTAGAAAAAATAGGAGATTTTGCTTTTGAATATGACACAAAACTAATAATTGGCAACACTTTAAATAATTTAAAAGAAATAGGGATAGCTGCTTTTCAAAATTGCACAAGTTTAAATATAAATTTTGGAGTAGAAAAAATAACTAAAATAGGAGAATATGCTTTTTATGGATGTGTAAATTTACAATTATCTATATTTCCACCTAATTTAAAAACACTTGAACAAGGGCAATTTTACGGTTGTGTTCTTTGTACTTTTAATTTTCTACCTAATAAATTTACAGAATTACCAAGACAAATATTTTATGGAACAGGGGTTACTTTTAAAAATTTACCATTTATAAAAAGACTTGGAGATAATTGTCTTGGTAATTGCAAAAATTTAACAACATTAACTTTAGGAAGTAAGGGGAATCCTGTTGAATATATTACTCCTTATAATTTAACAGGGGTAGTTACTTTTGGCAGCCTTTATAATTGTACTAATTTAACAAAATTAACAATATATACAACAGGCGGACAGGCACTTGCAGGGGCTCCATGGGGGGCAACAAATGCAGCAATAACTTATTTACCAGCATAA